The following coding sequences are from one Nicotiana tabacum cultivar K326 chromosome 1, ASM71507v2, whole genome shotgun sequence window:
- the LOC107806070 gene encoding uncharacterized protein LOC107806070, translating to MIPQQWAPPCNNQCTHKYAALMQIPWRVFCKKGCDADGESWDECLSECEEICYKNPVLKDQQWSAYIDRSPGAASCSEECFHACVAGCGYKFDVPSQKVDQIHPSKPLKPPPKEKPAMPAVKRIPPLESSQLIDDVPGTSA from the exons ATGATTCCGCAGCAATGGGCACCGCCGTGTAACAATCAGTGCACCCATAAATACGCTGCTCTCATGCAAATCCCTT GGAGAGTCTTCTGCAAAAAAGGATGTGATGCTGATGGCGAGTCATGGGATGAAT GTTTGTCAGAATGTGAGGAAATATGCTATAAAAATCCAGTTCTGAAGGATCAACAGTGGAGTGCTTACATTGATCGATCCCCTGGTGCTGCCAGCTGCTCTGAG GAATGCTTTCATGCTTGTGTAGCTGGCTGCGGATACAAG TTTGATGTTCCTTCCCAAAAAGTCGATCAAATCCATCCGAGCAAGCCTCTCAAGCCTCCTCCCAAAGAGAAGCCGGCCATGCCTGCTGTTAAAAGAATACCACCCCTTGAATCCAGCCAACTCATTGATGATGTACCTGGGACTTCCGCGTAG